Part of the Enterobacter pseudoroggenkampii genome, TGCAACCGGTATGGTGAAAGGCACCTGGGAACCGGGTGTTGTCGACTATCGCCAGATCGTAAATGAGTACAAAGGCAAGCCGGGTTGGGAGTATGGCTACGACGCGACTGCAGAAGCGCCTTACGTCTTCAACAAATCAACGGGCGATCTGATCTCCTATGAAGATGCCCGCTCCGCGGCCGCGAAAGGCAAATACGTCCTGGCCAACAAACTGGGTGGTCTGTTCTCCTGGTCTATTGATGCTGACAACGGCGATATCCTGAACGCGATGAACGAAAGCCTGCTGGGCAGCGCTACCCCGGTTGATCCGGTGGTGACTAACCATGCGCCAATCGCGTCATCTTCCGATCAGAACGTCTCAGGCCCGGCAACCGTTACGCTGGATGGCTCTGCCTCTACCGACCCGGATGGCGATGCTATCACCTACAAGTGGACCCAGATTTCTGGTCCATCGGTGACCCTCACCAACAGCACCAAAGCCAAAGCGACCTTCAACGTTGCGGCCGTGACCAGCGACCAGACCCTGGCGTTCCGCCTGACGGTAACGGATGCGAAAGGCCTGAGCAACGCAATTGATGTGCAGGTCGTGAACAAAGCGCCAAAAGCGAACCAGGCGCCGGTAGTCAATCAGATGGAAGCGGTAACGCTGCAGGCGGGAGAAACCTATGCTCTGCATGCGCAGGCGGCGGATCCTGACGGCGACGCGCTGACCTACGCCTGGAGCATTCCGGCGGATATGCACGCAACCGGAACCGATAGCGCGAACGTGACCATCACTGCGCCAGAGGTGACTTCAACGTCTACTTACACGCTGAGCGTCGTTGTCGGTGATGGTAAAACCAGCGTGCAGTCTAACGTCCAGGTTACCGTGAATCCGAAACCGGCTGATGAGGTGACCCCACCTGCTGACGAGGTTACCCCTCCGGCTGATGAGGTGACTCCGCCATCTGATGAAGGCTCTGCAGCCGGTAGCTGCGACGCGCCTGTCGATGCTAACGCCAGCAAATATGCCGCGTGGGATGCCAGCAAAATCTACAACAATGGCGATACCGTAAGCTTCGACCATCTGGTGTGGAAAGCGAAGTACTGGACCCAGGGCAACCAGCCTGGCTTCGGTGTGGATGCCTGGGAGCTGGTCAGCAACGTGAAGATGAACTGGCGATCTGACCTGGTCTACAACGGCGGCGAAACCACAACCTACCAGGGCAAAGTTTACCGTGCCAAATGGTGGACCCGCGGTGATAACCCGGCTAAGAGCGATGTATGGGTGAAAGAAGGCCCATCAACAGACTGCAAATAATATAGCCCAGTAATCACTCACCACCCTTTTGGGGTGGTGAGTGATTCAAAATTCATTTTACAGGATGTTCTAAGGAGAAATCACAGACGCTTACAGCAGGTAAATATGAAAAAGGTAATGTTGTTGTTATTGATAATAAGCCAAAGCGCGCTGGCAAACTGTTGGGATAAAGCGGCGCATTATTATCATGTCGATCCGTACTTATTATATGCCATCGCCAACGTTGAATCCGGCATGAACCCGTACGCGGTTGGTCAAAACCATGACGGCACGCGTGATGTCGGGCTAATGCAAATTAACAGCTCCCATTTTGCGCAGCTTGAGAGCAGGGGGATCGATGAATACCGGCTGATGACCGAACCCTGTACCTCCATCATGGTCGGCGCTTCCATCCTGTCCGGGATGATTAAGGTTTATGGCTATAACTGGGAGGCGGTAGGCGCGTATAACGCCGGGTTAAAAAAAGAGAATTATCCGCAACGCATGAAATATGCCCATAAAGTCTGGGCGAAATATCAGCAATTGAAATTAGCGGCACGTTATTAAGGTTTTTTATTTTTGAAGAATTCCCGAGGGTGTTCTTCGAAAAGTGAAAACAGCCGTCTGTGGTTTATTTATTAACGGATTAATACATAAGCCGGGATTTTATAATTTAACTTCTATTAACAGGAATACAGAAATGAACAAAAGGACGTTACTGAGTGTACTCGTTGCCGGCGCATGCGTCGCCCCGTTTATGGCGCAGGCTGCCTCGCTGCAAGCGACCCCCAGTGAGCCGTACACCATGAAAGCCAGCGATCTGGCGAAAAAGGAAAAAGAACTGACCAGCTTCCCGCTGATGGCCTCGGTGAAAGAGACCATCCAGAAGCTGGACAACGCTCAGGTAGAAATGATTGAGCCAGGCCGCGCGGCAAACCCTGAAAACGTGAAGCGCGTGGAAGGGATCGTGAAGGCCAGCGACTGGGAATATCTCTTCCCACTGCGCGCGCAGGCGTACACCTACAGCAACTTCCTGAAGGCGGTAGGTAAATTCCCGGCGCTGTGTAAGACCTACAATGACGGTCGCGACAGCGACGCCATCTGCCGCAAAGAGCTGGCTACCATGTTTGCCCACTTTGCCCAGGAAACCGGCGGCCACGAGAGCTGGCGTCCGGAGGCCGAATGGCGTCAGGCGCTGGTTCACGTGCGTGAAATGGGCTGGAGCGAAGGCCAGAAGGGCGGCTATAACGGCGAATGTAACCCTGACGTCTGGCAGGGGCAGACCTGGCCATGCGGTAAAGATAAAGACGGCGACTTCCTGAGCTACTTCGGTCGCGGTGCGAAGCAGCTGTCCTACAACTACAACTACGGTCCGTTCTCTGAGGCGATGTACGGCGACGTGCGTACCCTGCTCGATAAACCTGAGCTGGTGGCGGACACCTGGCTGAACCTGGCGAGCGCGATCTTCTTCTTCGCCTACCCGCAGCCGCCAAAACCAAGCATGCTGCAGGTTATCGACGGCACCTGGCAGCCGAACGCTCACGATAAAGCCAACGGTCTGGTCCCTGGCTTCGGCGTGACCACCCAGATCATCAACGGTGGCGTAGAGTGCGGCGGCCCGACTGAAATTGCCCAGTCGCAAAACCGTATCAAGTACTACAAAGAGTTCGCGAACTACCTGAAAGTGCCCGTTCCGGCGAACGAAGTGCTGGGCTGCGCTAACATGAAGCAGTTCGATGAAGGCGGTGCTGGTGCCCTGAAGATTTACTGGGAACAGGACTGGGGATGGAGCGCGGATACCCCAACCGGCCAGACCTACTCCTGCCAGCTGGTGGGTTACCAGACGCCGTTCAGCGCCTTTAAAGAGGGTGACTACAGCAAGTGCGTGCAGAAGTTCTTTAACGTCAACATCGTGAACGACGATGGCTCTGCCACCACCCCGGACGAAACCCCGGTAACGCCAGCGCCGACGCCGGATGAAACCCCGGCTGAGCCGGTGGCGGTGAACCACGCCCCGGTCGCGCATATTGCGGGTCCAGTCGGCGCCGTTGAAGCCGGTGCGCAGGTCTCTCTGAGCGCGGAAGGATCCACAGACGCCGACGGTAACAAGCTGACCTACACCTGGCGTTCACAGGATGGTCAGACCGTGACCGGTCAGGACAAAGCGGTTGTGACCTTCAGGGCGCCAGAATCCGCCACAGCACAGCAGATTGAAGTGAGTCTGACCGTTAGCGATGGCGAACTGAGCAGCACCACCTCTTACCTTCTGAACGTGAAGGCGAAAGCGGCACCGTCTCAGGACGAAGGCACTTCCGGCTCTTACGCCGCGTGGAGCGCGAACAGCAAGTACAAGGCAGGTGATATCGTGAACAACCACGGTAAACTGTTCCAGTGCAAACCGTTCCCGTACAGCGGCTGGTGTAACAACGCCCCGGCATACTACGAGCCAGGCGCAGGTCTGGCATGGGCTGATGCCTGGACGGCACTGTAAAAGCAAACGGCAACCGAAAGGTTGCCGTTTTAGTGTTTGCTCTTTCCCCTCACCCTAACCCTCTCCCCAAAGGGGCGAGGGAACAATACGGTGCAGTTGTAGGCCCGGTAAGGCGAAGCCGCCACCGGGCAAAAAGGCTAGCGATGAAGCTTCCCGTGATCCCGCAGCCACGCCGCGGTGCGCATGATCCCTTCATCCAGCGTCACAACCGGTTTATACCCCAGCTCATTCTCCGCCCGCGAAATATCCAGCGTGAAGTCAAAGTTGAGTTTAGAGACGCCGTAATGCGTCAGCGCAGGCTCTTTGGCCGATTTACTGCCAAAACGCTCCATGCTGCGGGCAATCATATCCAGCATCGGGTAGGGCACGGAACGGATACGGCAGTCGATCTGCAACTCGTCGATCAGCCGCTGCACAATGCTGCGCAGCGTGCACGGTTCGCCGTTAGTGATGTTGTAGGCGCGACCGGAGATCAGCTTATCGCAGTCCGGCTGGCTTGCCAGCCACATAGCGTGAACGGCGTTTTCGTAATAGGTCATATCCACCAGCGCATCGCCGCCGCGCGGCAGCAGCACGCTGCCGTAGTGGTGCATCATCTGCGCCAGACGGGGAATAAACACCTTGTCGTGCGGCCCGAACAGGCTCTGCGGACGCAGGACCGTAAAGCGGGTATGCGGGTTTGACTGCGCCAGCAGGTCAATCACCTCTTCGCTGGCCGCCTTGCTGCGGGCAAATTCACAGGCAAAACGGGCAGGGCGGAAATCTTCCTGCACGTCACGATGGTG contains:
- the iagB gene encoding type III secretion system invasion protein IagB → MKKVMLLLLIISQSALANCWDKAAHYYHVDPYLLYAIANVESGMNPYAVGQNHDGTRDVGLMQINSSHFAQLESRGIDEYRLMTEPCTSIMVGASILSGMIKVYGYNWEAVGAYNAGLKKENYPQRMKYAHKVWAKYQQLKLAARY
- a CDS encoding glycoside hydrolase family 19 protein, with amino-acid sequence MNKRTLLSVLVAGACVAPFMAQAASLQATPSEPYTMKASDLAKKEKELTSFPLMASVKETIQKLDNAQVEMIEPGRAANPENVKRVEGIVKASDWEYLFPLRAQAYTYSNFLKAVGKFPALCKTYNDGRDSDAICRKELATMFAHFAQETGGHESWRPEAEWRQALVHVREMGWSEGQKGGYNGECNPDVWQGQTWPCGKDKDGDFLSYFGRGAKQLSYNYNYGPFSEAMYGDVRTLLDKPELVADTWLNLASAIFFFAYPQPPKPSMLQVIDGTWQPNAHDKANGLVPGFGVTTQIINGGVECGGPTEIAQSQNRIKYYKEFANYLKVPVPANEVLGCANMKQFDEGGAGALKIYWEQDWGWSADTPTGQTYSCQLVGYQTPFSAFKEGDYSKCVQKFFNVNIVNDDGSATTPDETPVTPAPTPDETPAEPVAVNHAPVAHIAGPVGAVEAGAQVSLSAEGSTDADGNKLTYTWRSQDGQTVTGQDKAVVTFRAPESATAQQIEVSLTVSDGELSSTTSYLLNVKAKAAPSQDEGTSGSYAAWSANSKYKAGDIVNNHGKLFQCKPFPYSGWCNNAPAYYEPGAGLAWADAWTAL
- a CDS encoding NAD-dependent epimerase/dehydratase family protein; this translates as MKVLVTGATSGLGRNAVEFLRNKGISVRATGRNEAMGKLLQKMGAEFVHADLTELVSSQAKVMLAGIDTLWHCSSFTSPWGTQEAFDLANVRATRRLGEWAVAWGVRNFIHISSPSLYFDYHHHRDVQEDFRPARFACEFARSKAASEEVIDLLAQSNPHTRFTVLRPQSLFGPHDKVFIPRLAQMMHHYGSVLLPRGGDALVDMTYYENAVHAMWLASQPDCDKLISGRAYNITNGEPCTLRSIVQRLIDELQIDCRIRSVPYPMLDMIARSMERFGSKSAKEPALTHYGVSKLNFDFTLDISRAENELGYKPVVTLDEGIMRTAAWLRDHGKLHR